In one window of Cumulibacter manganitolerans DNA:
- a CDS encoding DUF3159 domain-containing protein, giving the protein MTDPAPTGVPDRAQLPAADAADRPQPAEAAGHAQRPAGIADRPQPPAADAADRAQRPAADAADRPQPPAAEPPMRDLVLDSLGGWRGFLDAGLPSLCFIVANAIGGLTPAIWAGGVAGAAVFLLRVLRKEKIQQAVSGLFALALCIFIARQTGESRDFFAFGILRSGAFALVLLGSLVLRRPLIGYAWSFFSPVERWRDDPRLLRVFNWLTAIWAGGFALRFVLEGVFYLADSTTALGAMRIALGYPLTFVMLLVTYLIASKATGQERRIRLPGRFGR; this is encoded by the coding sequence ATGACGGACCCCGCCCCCACCGGCGTACCCGATCGCGCACAACTGCCCGCTGCGGACGCCGCCGATCGCCCGCAGCCTGCCGAGGCAGCCGGTCACGCGCAGCGGCCCGCCGGTATAGCCGATCGCCCGCAGCCGCCCGCCGCGGACGCAGCCGATCGGGCGCAGCGGCCCGCCGCGGACGCAGCCGATCGCCCGCAGCCGCCCGCCGCCGAGCCCCCGATGCGGGACCTGGTGCTCGACTCGCTGGGTGGCTGGCGCGGATTCCTCGACGCGGGGCTCCCGTCACTGTGCTTCATCGTCGCCAACGCGATCGGCGGCCTGACGCCGGCGATCTGGGCGGGCGGCGTAGCCGGCGCGGCGGTCTTCCTGCTGCGCGTGCTGCGCAAGGAGAAGATCCAGCAGGCGGTGTCCGGACTGTTCGCGCTCGCGCTCTGCATCTTCATCGCCCGCCAGACCGGCGAGTCCCGGGACTTCTTCGCATTCGGCATCCTGCGCTCGGGCGCTTTCGCTCTGGTGCTGCTGGGCTCGCTGGTGCTGCGCAGGCCGTTGATCGGGTACGCATGGAGCTTCTTCAGCCCGGTCGAGCGGTGGCGGGACGATCCCCGGCTGCTGCGTGTCTTCAACTGGCTCACCGCGATCTGGGCCGGTGGCTTCGCCCTGCGCTTCGTGCTCGAAGGGGTGTTCTACCTCGCCGACAGCACCACGGCGCTGGGCGCAATGCGGATCGCGCTCGGTTACCCGCTCACCTTCGTGATGCTCCTGGTGACTTATCTGATCGCGAGCAAGGCCACGGGCCAGGAGCGTCGGATCCGGCTGCCCGGCCGATTCGGCCGCTA